In the Bacillus shivajii genome, one interval contains:
- a CDS encoding diacylglycerol kinase, whose protein sequence is MKKARLIYNPTSGREQVKKQLPYILQRLEKAGYETSAHATTGKDCAKRAAMLACERGFDFVIAAGGDGTINEVVNGIAEQEVRPSLGVIPAGTTNDFARALHIPRDIVKACDVLTEGRLQSLDVGKVEEEYFINIAGAGTLTELTYEVPSRLKTMMGQVAYYVKGFEKLPRIKPTHVTIEYDGKWFEGEIMLFLVSNTNSVGGFEKLAPNAFLNDGLFDLIILKKTNLGDVVRLTGAALRGEHIKDERIIYVQASRIKVHSRDQLQLNLDGEYGGTLPGQFVNLHNHIQVMIPNKKLSCFQELY, encoded by the coding sequence ATGAAAAAAGCGAGATTAATTTATAATCCTACTTCTGGTAGAGAACAAGTAAAAAAACAATTGCCATATATATTACAACGACTCGAAAAAGCAGGCTATGAAACTTCTGCTCATGCAACAACAGGGAAAGATTGTGCTAAACGTGCAGCAATGCTTGCGTGTGAACGTGGGTTTGATTTTGTGATTGCTGCAGGTGGTGATGGCACAATTAATGAAGTTGTCAATGGAATTGCAGAACAAGAGGTTCGTCCGTCGTTAGGGGTTATTCCTGCAGGAACGACGAATGATTTTGCGCGAGCGCTACACATCCCTCGAGATATTGTAAAGGCATGTGATGTTTTAACAGAAGGGCGTCTTCAATCCCTTGATGTTGGTAAAGTGGAAGAAGAGTACTTTATTAATATTGCGGGAGCGGGGACATTAACAGAGTTAACATATGAAGTGCCTAGTCGTTTAAAAACGATGATGGGACAAGTTGCATACTATGTTAAAGGGTTTGAAAAGCTTCCGAGAATAAAACCAACTCATGTAACGATTGAATATGATGGAAAATGGTTTGAAGGAGAAATCATGCTCTTTCTCGTATCAAATACGAATTCAGTCGGTGGTTTTGAAAAGTTAGCGCCAAATGCATTTTTAAATGATGGGCTTTTCGACTTAATCATTTTAAAGAAGACGAATTTAGGTGATGTTGTTAGATTGACAGGGGCAGCACTCCGTGGTGAACATATTAAAGATGAAAGAATTATTTATGTTCAAGCAAGTCGTATTAAAGTTCATAGTCGAGATCAGTTACAGTTAAATCTCGATGGTGAGTATGGTGGGACGTTACCAGGACAATTTGTCAATTTGCATAATCATATACAAGTAATGATTCCAAACAAGAAGCTTTCTTGCTTTCAGGAATTGTATTAA
- a CDS encoding ABC transporter ATP-binding protein codes for MSEYALSVKELTKKVKGNKRIVDNATFQVKKGEIMGLLGPNGAGKTTTIRMIVGLISKNEGTVLINGKDMDQDGQMIKSEVGAIVENPAFYDHMSGYKNLLQYARMARVPIEKDRIDEVVKLVKLDHAINDKVKKYSLGMKQRLGVAQAILHKPTLLILDEPTNGLDPQGIRELRDYLKVLASEGTSTLVSSHLLSEMQLMCDRVTIMEKGKIIDISELSSLDQSNEKSLNPVSFTVSDIEMAKQKAEQVQYEVVKASERIITFNLLNDDIPKVNRMFVKAGIDVYAIESAKTSLEDKFIELTSVAANQTDKGTVANNDTAN; via the coding sequence ATGAGTGAATATGCATTAAGCGTCAAAGAGTTGACGAAAAAAGTAAAGGGAAATAAACGAATCGTCGATAACGCTACGTTTCAAGTAAAAAAAGGTGAAATTATGGGTTTGTTAGGACCGAATGGAGCTGGGAAAACGACTACGATTCGTATGATTGTTGGGTTAATCTCAAAAAATGAAGGAACGGTACTTATTAACGGAAAAGATATGGACCAAGATGGTCAAATGATTAAGAGTGAAGTAGGGGCGATTGTAGAAAATCCAGCATTTTATGATCATATGAGCGGGTATAAAAATTTATTGCAATATGCGAGAATGGCACGTGTTCCAATTGAAAAAGATCGTATCGATGAAGTTGTAAAGCTCGTAAAACTTGATCATGCGATTAATGACAAAGTGAAAAAATATTCGCTTGGCATGAAGCAACGTTTAGGTGTAGCCCAGGCAATTTTACATAAGCCGACGCTGTTAATTTTAGATGAGCCAACAAACGGGCTAGACCCTCAAGGGATTCGAGAGCTTCGTGATTACTTGAAGGTTCTTGCATCCGAAGGCACATCTACCCTCGTATCGTCTCATTTATTAAGTGAAATGCAACTTATGTGTGACCGGGTAACGATTATGGAGAAGGGAAAAATCATTGATATTTCTGAGTTGTCATCACTTGATCAAAGCAACGAAAAATCGCTAAATCCAGTAAGTTTTACAGTCAGTGACATTGAAATGGCAAAACAGAAAGCCGAACAAGTACAATATGAGGTCGTAAAAGCAAGTGAACGAATAATTACTTTCAATTTATTAAATGACGATATACCGAAAGTCAATCGCATGTTCGTAAAGGCAGGAATCGATGTATATGCGATTGAATCGGCGAAAACTTCACTTGAAGATAAATTTATTGAGTTAACATCGGTTGCAGCTAATCAAACAGATAAGGGGACGGTGGCAAATAATGATACAGCTAATTAA
- a CDS encoding ABC transporter permease: MIQLIKNEWIKLWAKKQSWIFLIAIVVFTFITGLIYSNFNEPHTEGTTENWEVGIQTQIEHNEEALSSGDVEQWEREMLEREQEYNQAVVDAGVNPYETNNFVFMNEVMLGVASFITLFSVIVASSIVSSELASGTIKQLVIRPFERWQFLLAKFLTVIFYSLILVITLVIVNWLVGTIFFGQGSLSAPIIERPFDGEIIQTTVGTMLLSKVGLYTLNMFMFVIISFSISTLFKSQSLAVGIGIFALFFSSMSQGFTMLLEDSVWYKFILIPHLNLQHYATHDTLMEGVTMPFSLMILAVYMILLLSITTLLFQKRDISY; this comes from the coding sequence ATGATACAGCTAATTAAAAATGAATGGATTAAGCTATGGGCAAAAAAACAGTCATGGATCTTTTTAATTGCTATCGTTGTATTTACCTTTATCACAGGGCTTATCTATAGTAATTTTAATGAACCTCATACAGAAGGAACCACTGAGAACTGGGAAGTTGGCATACAAACTCAAATTGAACATAATGAAGAGGCTTTAAGTTCAGGTGATGTTGAACAATGGGAAAGAGAAATGCTTGAGAGAGAACAAGAATACAATCAAGCAGTGGTAGATGCTGGTGTGAACCCTTATGAAACGAATAACTTTGTTTTTATGAATGAAGTGATGCTTGGTGTTGCCTCGTTTATTACACTTTTTAGTGTCATTGTGGCCAGTTCAATTGTGTCGTCAGAACTTGCCAGTGGAACGATTAAACAGCTAGTTATTCGACCATTTGAAAGGTGGCAATTTCTTTTAGCGAAGTTTCTCACAGTGATTTTTTATTCATTGATTCTCGTGATTACGCTTGTTATTGTAAATTGGCTTGTCGGAACAATCTTTTTTGGGCAAGGAAGTTTGAGTGCTCCAATCATTGAAAGACCGTTTGATGGTGAAATCATACAAACGACCGTTGGCACAATGCTTCTTTCAAAGGTTGGATTGTATACGCTGAATATGTTTATGTTTGTTATTATTTCGTTTTCGATATCAACGTTGTTTAAGAGTCAATCTTTAGCAGTTGGAATTGGGATTTTTGCATTGTTCTTCTCGAGCATGTCACAAGGGTTTACAATGCTTTTGGAAGATTCAGTATGGTACAAATTTATCTTAATTCCTCACTTAAATTTACAGCATTACGCAACACATGACACCTTAATGGAAGGTGTCACAATGCCATTCTCATTAATGATATTAGCAGTTTATATGATTCTCCTTTTATCGATAACAACACTATTATTTCAAAAACGTGATATTAGTTATTAA
- a CDS encoding DUF418 domain-containing protein — MTMKNKTDITSTMTPIDSKNRLHHIDSLRGLALLGILLVNMFAFQYGLIGYTYILPELNTVDRTTYLVIEWLLQGSFYPIFAILFGFGAAIMWERAEEKGRPFKRVFARRLILLILLGWLHLHFIWAGDILLTYGGTALLLFFFYNRKKKTLLVWIIALTIFISLTGFMSDGEGDKYFTFKPFADYEAEVLAEGSYSDIVEHRFTNSPFEKMKMPPGIDPLKQEFIIGFTAFFSYAIMVIQTFILFLIGLLITKSRWLHELDRNQHSFKKVATIAITAGLIVKAGNVFTNSGILEYFGYFIGGPIAAIGYIALFALLYSKLQQYLLFNGFGYVGRMALTNYLMQSVVMTTIFYGYGLGLFGQLGTLIAILLAMVLFVLQIIFSRFWLERYKFGPVEWLWRTGTYWKKQSIKK, encoded by the coding sequence ATGACGATGAAAAATAAGACAGACATCACATCAACTATGACACCGATTGATTCGAAAAATCGGCTTCATCATATTGATAGTTTACGAGGCTTAGCTCTTCTTGGGATCTTACTAGTTAATATGTTCGCTTTTCAGTACGGCCTGATTGGCTACACGTACATTCTTCCTGAATTAAATACTGTTGACCGTACGACTTATCTTGTTATTGAGTGGTTATTGCAAGGAAGTTTCTACCCGATTTTTGCTATTTTATTTGGCTTTGGAGCCGCAATCATGTGGGAAAGGGCAGAAGAAAAAGGGCGGCCTTTCAAACGGGTCTTTGCTAGACGACTCATTCTGTTAATCTTGTTAGGCTGGCTCCACCTTCACTTTATTTGGGCTGGTGACATTCTCTTAACTTACGGTGGAACAGCACTGTTACTATTCTTTTTTTACAACCGCAAGAAAAAGACATTACTTGTATGGATCATAGCGCTAACAATTTTCATAAGTCTCACTGGATTTATGAGTGATGGGGAAGGTGACAAGTATTTTACCTTCAAACCTTTTGCCGATTATGAAGCTGAAGTTTTAGCAGAAGGCAGTTACAGTGACATCGTTGAACATCGTTTCACTAATAGTCCATTTGAGAAGATGAAGATGCCACCTGGAATCGACCCGTTAAAACAAGAGTTTATCATTGGCTTCACTGCCTTTTTCAGCTACGCAATTATGGTTATTCAGACGTTTATCCTATTTTTAATAGGTTTATTAATCACAAAATCACGCTGGTTGCATGAACTTGATAGAAATCAACATTCGTTTAAAAAAGTGGCGACAATTGCTATTACAGCCGGTTTAATTGTGAAAGCTGGAAATGTCTTTACGAATAGCGGCATATTAGAGTATTTTGGTTATTTCATCGGAGGACCTATCGCTGCAATTGGCTATATTGCTTTATTTGCCTTACTCTATTCGAAACTTCAGCAATACCTTTTATTCAATGGGTTTGGTTATGTCGGGAGAATGGCTCTTACAAACTATTTAATGCAATCTGTCGTCATGACAACGATCTTTTATGGATATGGCTTGGGTCTTTTCGGTCAACTTGGGACTTTAATCGCAATTCTTCTCGCAATGGTCCTTTTTGTCTTACAAATCATCTTTAGCCGCTTTTGGCTCGAACGCTATAAATTCGGTCCTGTTGAATGGCTCTGGCGTACCGGAACATATTGGAAGAAACAATCGATTAAAAAATAA
- a CDS encoding dihydroorotate dehydrogenase has protein sequence MPDWSYHLLFKPVLNHFSPERSRAFIHRAMNVIASTPGGRHVIHFLGREESSPLHKKHVEGIDLSNSIGLSGKLDPHQSGTKAFSHLGFGFIEIGPITKSPIDVKAPIVDRKNKVIDFPSAFASIGLKNTKEKLDHLSIKQPLFIRLSGKLEELLDMIDSLSNNASAFIIHIDDLLNVEHTLITSRTEKPIFISVNAQQLKDLPFNKVSDIERHYSGIALDEQRSIKDKTNLDMLINGVNYLRRNAFTKTIITTGGVLEPDDALQLFDAKADLIMLSGGYVFSGPGLPKRIKEAQLNDQHEPRPPKGWGWYFLFGFSMFIGGIIALILSMTTVILPYDEHFLGMTREEIIAYNERIFHFMAHDRMTLAGTMISGSIIYMSLAWFGIKNGLLWAKQATDTAAIIGFLGIFLFIGYGYFDWLHLIFWLILAPFFITGLIQTKHINGTPASSNRFNDRTWKLSIIGQLSFVILGFSFVLGGFIISYIGVTGVFVETDIHYLHMPPEMLHEFNERLVPVIAHDRAGFGSALLSVGLLVLMLALWGFHQGKQWIWWTFCLGGVPAFAAGIGVHFSIHYTDFIHLLPAYYALFLYMIGLITTFHFFHQTRG, from the coding sequence ATGCCAGATTGGTCATATCACCTCTTGTTTAAACCGGTACTTAATCACTTTTCACCAGAGCGTTCAAGAGCGTTCATACATAGAGCAATGAATGTAATCGCCTCAACTCCTGGGGGAAGACATGTCATTCATTTTCTTGGCCGAGAAGAATCTTCGCCCCTGCATAAAAAGCATGTCGAAGGAATCGACCTTTCTAATTCAATTGGGCTTTCTGGAAAATTAGACCCGCACCAATCAGGTACTAAAGCTTTTTCTCATTTAGGCTTTGGTTTTATTGAAATTGGGCCTATTACCAAAAGTCCAATTGACGTTAAAGCACCCATTGTAGACAGGAAAAACAAAGTCATTGACTTCCCTAGCGCGTTTGCATCCATCGGTTTAAAAAATACGAAAGAAAAACTGGACCACTTATCAATAAAACAACCATTATTCATTCGCTTATCCGGAAAACTAGAAGAGCTTTTGGACATGATTGATTCCTTATCGAACAATGCCAGTGCCTTTATCATCCATATCGATGATCTTTTAAACGTTGAACACACCCTTATAACTTCTCGCACGGAAAAACCAATATTTATAAGTGTGAATGCTCAGCAATTGAAAGATCTTCCCTTTAACAAGGTGTCCGATATTGAACGTCATTATTCAGGAATTGCCTTAGATGAACAACGAAGCATAAAAGATAAAACAAACCTTGATATGCTTATTAATGGCGTTAATTACTTACGAAGAAACGCTTTCACAAAAACAATCATTACTACGGGGGGAGTACTAGAACCCGATGATGCATTACAATTGTTCGATGCTAAAGCGGACCTCATTATGCTTTCTGGCGGCTATGTTTTTTCAGGACCTGGGCTACCAAAAAGGATAAAAGAAGCGCAACTAAATGACCAACATGAACCACGACCTCCGAAAGGTTGGGGCTGGTATTTCTTATTTGGCTTCTCTATGTTTATCGGTGGAATCATCGCACTTATTCTCAGTATGACGACTGTGATCCTCCCCTATGATGAACATTTTCTTGGGATGACGAGGGAAGAAATCATTGCGTATAATGAACGAATTTTTCACTTCATGGCTCATGATCGAATGACTCTAGCAGGGACGATGATATCTGGTAGCATTATCTATATGTCATTAGCCTGGTTCGGAATTAAAAACGGATTATTATGGGCTAAGCAAGCGACGGACACAGCCGCAATCATTGGTTTTTTAGGGATATTTCTATTTATTGGATACGGTTATTTCGATTGGCTTCACCTCATATTTTGGCTTATATTAGCACCATTTTTTATAACCGGGTTGATACAAACGAAACATATAAATGGAACACCAGCTTCTTCTAACCGGTTTAACGACAGAACATGGAAGCTGAGCATCATTGGCCAGCTCTCGTTTGTTATTTTAGGATTTTCCTTTGTCCTTGGTGGATTCATAATTTCATATATTGGTGTGACGGGGGTTTTTGTCGAGACGGATATACATTATCTCCACATGCCACCAGAGATGCTTCATGAGTTTAATGAACGGCTTGTTCCTGTCATCGCTCACGACCGTGCCGGGTTTGGTAGTGCATTATTAAGTGTCGGATTACTTGTCTTAATGCTTGCATTATGGGGATTTCATCAAGGAAAGCAGTGGATTTGGTGGACGTTTTGTCTAGGAGGGGTTCCTGCATTCGCCGCTGGAATCGGAGTACATTTCAGCATTCATTATACAGATTTCATTCACCTGTTACCTGCTTACTATGCCTTATTTTTATACATGATTGGTCTCATTACAACATTTCATTTTTTTCACCAAACGAGAGGATAG
- a CDS encoding AbgT family transporter has product MFQRFLDGVETLGNKLPHPVTLFAILALAVIMISGIVSAIGVSVEHPGEEGTMVEVNNLMSAEGVEYIFTSMVDNFIGFAPLGVVLATMIGIGLAERTGLISACLRGFVLSVPKRLITAGLVFAGIMSSVASDAGYVVLPPLGAVIFAAIGRHPLAGLAAAFAGVSAGFSANLFLSATDPLLGELTIQAAATIDPAYAEGMNIAMNYYFIIASVFVLTFVGAWVTEKIVEPRLGEYKGEFRENIQGLDATEKKGLTWAGIAILVGVVLTALLIVPSDAPLRGEDGAIIQSPFMSSLVPIITLLFFIPGLAYGIATKGIRNDKDVANQMSDTMASMGMFIVLAFTAGQFVAFFAETNLGMIIGVYGAQFLDSINLSGIPLIIGFIIVAGFINLFIGSASAKWAMMAPVFVPIMMYLGYSPEMTQMAYRIADSTTNIITPLMTYFAIIIAFAQKYDKKMGIGTLISVMFPFSIAFTIIWTIMLIVWMMFGIDLGPGSPIYYEG; this is encoded by the coding sequence ATGTTTCAACGTTTCTTAGACGGTGTTGAAACACTCGGTAATAAACTTCCTCATCCGGTGACATTATTTGCGATTTTAGCATTAGCTGTCATTATGATCTCTGGAATTGTTTCAGCGATTGGTGTCAGTGTTGAGCACCCAGGTGAAGAAGGGACAATGGTCGAGGTTAATAACCTCATGAGTGCAGAAGGGGTAGAATACATTTTTACGAGTATGGTCGATAACTTCATCGGATTTGCTCCGTTAGGGGTTGTTCTTGCGACGATGATAGGTATTGGACTAGCTGAGCGTACTGGTTTAATTAGTGCGTGCTTACGTGGATTTGTATTATCTGTACCAAAGCGTCTAATTACTGCTGGACTTGTTTTTGCAGGGATCATGTCTAGTGTTGCATCTGACGCAGGGTATGTTGTCTTACCGCCATTAGGTGCAGTTATCTTCGCAGCAATTGGTCGTCATCCGCTTGCTGGTCTTGCAGCAGCGTTTGCTGGGGTATCAGCTGGATTTAGTGCGAACTTATTCTTATCAGCGACTGATCCGTTACTTGGGGAACTAACAATTCAAGCAGCTGCTACAATTGACCCAGCTTATGCTGAGGGTATGAACATTGCGATGAACTATTACTTCATCATCGCCTCTGTATTTGTTTTAACTTTTGTAGGTGCTTGGGTTACGGAAAAAATTGTTGAGCCTCGTCTTGGTGAATATAAAGGTGAATTCCGTGAGAACATACAAGGTCTTGACGCTACAGAAAAGAAAGGTCTTACTTGGGCTGGTATTGCTATTTTAGTTGGTGTCGTTTTAACGGCATTATTAATTGTTCCAAGTGATGCACCATTACGTGGTGAAGATGGAGCGATCATTCAATCTCCATTTATGAGTTCATTAGTACCAATTATTACTTTATTATTCTTCATTCCAGGTCTTGCGTATGGAATTGCTACAAAAGGTATTCGTAACGATAAAGATGTGGCAAACCAAATGTCTGATACGATGGCGTCAATGGGGATGTTTATCGTCCTTGCATTTACTGCCGGTCAGTTCGTGGCATTTTTCGCAGAAACAAACTTAGGAATGATTATCGGAGTTTATGGTGCACAATTCTTAGATAGCATTAATTTATCTGGAATACCGTTAATTATTGGCTTTATCATCGTTGCTGGTTTTATTAACTTATTTATCGGAAGTGCTTCCGCTAAGTGGGCAATGATGGCGCCAGTATTTGTTCCGATCATGATGTATCTTGGATACTCTCCGGAAATGACGCAAATGGCTTACCGTATCGCAGACTCAACAACAAACATCATTACACCGTTAATGACGTACTTTGCGATCATTATTGCATTTGCACAAAAATACGATAAGAAGATGGGTATTGGTACACTAATCTCCGTTATGTTCCCATTCTCGATCGCATTTACAATTATTTGGACAATCATGTTAATCGTTTGGATGATGTTCGGTATTGACTTAGGACCAGGATCACCAATCTATTACGAAGGATAA
- a CDS encoding DUF948 domain-containing protein codes for MDWLGIGVFILSLGFSVLVFYLIPVLKNLTTTLSHTADTVKTTEKSIEEVTSEATLILHNTNETLLDVNEKIGQLNPLFKIIHDTGESAHHLTSSMVRLTSDKAERAKAGTDILDKNGLEGILRGAAFIYYLRNAKKQYDTMKNKKD; via the coding sequence ATGGACTGGTTAGGTATTGGTGTATTCATTTTATCTTTAGGTTTTTCTGTACTCGTTTTTTACCTTATTCCTGTTTTAAAAAATTTAACGACAACGTTGTCACATACAGCAGATACTGTTAAAACAACGGAAAAAAGCATTGAAGAAGTGACAAGTGAAGCAACATTAATTCTTCACAATACAAACGAAACCTTGTTAGACGTAAATGAAAAAATTGGTCAGTTAAATCCACTTTTTAAAATAATTCATGACACTGGAGAATCCGCTCACCATTTAACATCTTCTATGGTCCGGCTAACATCTGATAAAGCAGAAAGAGCAAAAGCAGGAACTGATATATTAGATAAAAATGGTCTTGAAGGGATTTTGCGTGGTGCTGCATTCATTTACTACTTACGTAACGCTAAAAAACAGTATGATACGATGAAAAATAAAAAGGATTAA
- a CDS encoding DUF5665 domain-containing protein, producing the protein MPLSKDQERRKIQPKHHNNSKRNDENERFEKLLDKLEEMTTKGRLKDIAYHFTSKKEVVKVNLLAGVARGVGLTIGTAIFIGIFIFVLYQIASLPVIGEYIANLVDVIEANREQTTIYRGDSTWTG; encoded by the coding sequence ATGCCTTTGTCAAAGGACCAGGAAAGACGAAAAATCCAACCAAAACACCATAACAACTCAAAGCGGAACGATGAAAATGAACGATTCGAAAAGCTTCTAGATAAGCTTGAAGAAATGACGACAAAAGGTCGCTTAAAAGATATCGCTTATCACTTCACAAGTAAAAAAGAAGTGGTAAAGGTGAATCTGCTAGCTGGAGTTGCACGCGGAGTTGGCCTGACGATTGGTACAGCTATTTTTATCGGTATCTTCATTTTCGTTCTATATCAGATTGCCTCCCTCCCTGTCATCGGGGAATACATCGCTAATTTAGTTGATGTTATTGAGGCAAACCGCGAACAAACTACTATTTATCGAGGTGATTCAACATGGACTGGTTAG
- a CDS encoding YihY/virulence factor BrkB family protein: MSVISQGKDLFLRLRINHLIDDAAQLAFYFFMMFFPFLLFAVTFIRYLPLESTRFVQYVISHAPPNVGPLIERNLTELTIDKRGGLFSLGIVITLIATSNSIHATIRSLNKTYAVDETRSFFLVRGLSIVFSLFALLVIIVQLTLPIFIVMIDEYVVALYDIPRDSMFSWEISLWFLSLASLYVIFLILFRWAPNLPLRFRDVWIGALVSTVIIQLATWGLTFYVRYIGNFTFLHGSLSSVIILMLWFYLIGLGLLLGGQVNAFFKKDNVSFK; the protein is encoded by the coding sequence ATGTCAGTCATTAGTCAGGGGAAAGACCTTTTTCTTCGATTAAGAATTAATCATTTAATCGATGATGCAGCACAGCTTGCGTTTTATTTTTTTATGATGTTTTTCCCTTTTTTACTCTTTGCGGTTACCTTTATTCGCTATTTGCCTTTAGAATCGACAAGGTTTGTACAATATGTGATCTCTCATGCTCCGCCAAATGTCGGTCCACTCATCGAGCGAAACCTTACTGAACTAACGATCGATAAACGAGGCGGGTTGTTTTCACTCGGAATTGTAATTACATTAATTGCTACGAGTAATAGTATTCATGCAACGATTCGTTCTTTAAACAAAACATATGCAGTCGATGAGACAAGGTCTTTTTTTCTTGTACGCGGACTATCCATTGTTTTCTCATTGTTTGCGTTACTTGTTATCATTGTTCAGCTTACTTTACCTATTTTTATCGTAATGATCGATGAATATGTCGTCGCCCTTTATGATATTCCAAGAGACTCGATGTTCTCATGGGAAATCTCTTTATGGTTTCTTAGCTTAGCCTCTTTGTACGTTATCTTTCTCATTCTTTTTCGTTGGGCACCCAATCTCCCTTTACGCTTTCGTGACGTTTGGATTGGTGCACTGGTTTCGACAGTTATTATCCAACTGGCTACATGGGGGCTGACATTTTACGTTCGTTATATAGGTAACTTCACTTTTTTACACGGTAGCTTAAGTAGTGTAATTATTTTAATGCTGTGGTTTTACTTAATTGGACTAGGCCTTCTACTCGGCGGACAAGTAAATGCTTTTTTCAAAAAAGATAACGTATCATTCAAATAA
- a CDS encoding pyridoxamine 5'-phosphate oxidase family protein, with the protein MSAIPFTNVITHKEQLSNILGEPSSLAKNKVIDLLDEHCKTYISSSPFLILSTSDSEGKCDSSPRGDAPGFVHVIDEKHLVIPERPGNRRADSLTNILENGHVGLLFMIPGFGETLRVNGKGYLIQDREVLQNMAVNGKVPLLGIAVTVEQAYIHCAKAIKRSNLWEGDKWPTVEHLSSAGKMLKDHANMKDQSEYALNQQLIEGYSNRLY; encoded by the coding sequence ATGAGTGCGATTCCATTTACAAATGTAATTACACATAAAGAGCAACTGTCCAATATATTAGGTGAACCAAGTTCATTGGCAAAAAATAAAGTGATAGACCTGCTAGATGAACATTGCAAAACCTATATCTCTTCTTCACCGTTTTTGATTTTATCAACGTCAGATAGTGAAGGAAAATGCGACAGTTCCCCACGCGGAGACGCCCCTGGTTTTGTCCATGTCATTGATGAAAAGCACCTTGTTATTCCTGAACGTCCAGGGAACAGGCGGGCTGATTCGTTAACAAATATCTTGGAAAATGGACATGTTGGTCTGTTATTTATGATTCCTGGCTTCGGCGAAACGTTAAGGGTTAATGGAAAAGGCTATCTTATACAAGATAGAGAGGTTCTGCAAAACATGGCCGTAAACGGAAAAGTCCCCCTTTTAGGCATTGCAGTTACTGTAGAACAAGCTTATATCCATTGTGCAAAAGCAATAAAACGCTCAAATTTGTGGGAAGGTGACAAATGGCCAACTGTTGAGCACTTATCATCAGCTGGAAAAATGCTAAAAGACCACGCAAATATGAAGGATCAGTCAGAATACGCTCTCAACCAGCAATTGATTGAAGGGTATAGCAACCGCCTTTACTAA